The following is a genomic window from Hymenobacter monticola.
CGCCTCCGCCGCCTGCAGGCGTTCAACTGGGGCACGTTTCACGAGGGCAGCACGCAGAACGACATCTGGGAGCTGAAGCCCGATGGGGAAAACACGCTGCTGACGGGCGCCAACGGCTCGGGCAAAACCACCCTCGTGGATGGGCTGCTGGCCTTGCTGGTACCGCCCACGAAGCGGTTTTTCAACCAATCGTCGGGGGCGCAGAAACGGACCGACCGCAGCGAGGAATCGTACGTGGAGGGCCACTACGGCCGCACGCAGGGCGATGAGCAGCAGAAGTCGCGGGTGGAGCAGCTGCGCAAGCGCAGCGACAACCCGTATTCCATCATTCTGGGCGTGTTTGCCAACGCCCAAAGCCTGCCCGTGACGCTGGTGCAGGTGCGCTGGTTCAGCAGCGCGGGCCTGCAGCGCCGCTACCTGGTGGCCAAGGCCGAGCTTAACATCGCTGAACACATTCAGTTCAGCACCAGCGGGCAATGGGTGAGCCAGCTGAAAAAGAAGTTCCCAGACCGCGTGGTGGAAGAATTCGACAGCTTTCCGCGCTACGCCGACAAATTCCGGCAGCTGTTTGGGATGCGCAGCGACAAGGCGCAGACCCTGTTCAACCAAACCGTGGGCATGAAGGTGCTGGGCGACCTGGACGAGTTCATTCGCACCAACATGCTGGAAGAGAGCACCGCGCAGGCCGAATTTGACAAGCTGCTCGGCAACTACCAGACCTTGCTCACGGCCTACTGTGCCCTCGAAAAAGCCCGCGCTCAGCTCCAGCTGCTCCAGCCCGTGCACGAGCTGAGCGCTGAGTACGAGCAACTGCGGCAGACATTGCAGCAGCTGAAGGCGCAGCAGCGGCTGCTGGAGCCGTGGTTTGCCGGCCATCAGGTGGCGCTGTGGGACGACGAAACCGCGCGCCAGCACCGGGAGTTGGACCAGCTCATCGACCAGCTGGGACAGCAGGAAAAAGGTCACGATGCCACCAATGAGCAGCGCGTGGCCCTGGAAGTGCAGGTGGCCAACAACCAAGTGGCGCAGCAAATCCGCGACTTGAGCCGCGACATCAGCGACCTGACCAAAACAAAAAACGAGAAGGAAAAGAGCCTGCGCGGCTATAACACGCTGGCCCGCGGGCTGGGCCTGGTTGAGAACCCCGACGCGGGCACCTTCGCTGCCAACGTGGAGCAGGCGCTGGCCCTGCAACGGGAAGTGCGCCAGACCCGGCAGGACCTGGAGCAGCAAAAGCTGGACGACTACGCCCACCTAAAGGAGCAGCAGAAACGGCACACCGAGGTGCAGGCCGAGGTGGACCAGCTGGAAAGCAGCAAGGGCAAAATCACGCGTCGGCCGGCCGAAATCCGGCAGGAGATATTGGAAGCCGTGGGCGCCACGGAGGCTGAAATACCGTTTCTGGCCGAGGTGGTGCAGGTGAAACCCGATGAGCGCAAGGTGTGGAACGACGCCCTGGAGAAGCTGCTGCACAGCACCGGCCTGAGCTTGCTGGTGCCCGAGCGGCTGTATTCGGCGGTGCGGGCCTACGTGCACGAGCAGCGCGACCTGCGCGGCAAGGTGGTGTTTCACCGCGTGGAGCGCCGGGCGCCGCCTACTGTTTTTCAAAATGATGACTCGGTGTGGGGCAAGCTTGATCTTAATGACAAAAGCGAGTATGCCGCCTGGGCCGAGCACCACATTGCCAGCCGCTTCGACCACCTTTGTACCGAGGACGCGGCCAACTTTGAGCGGGCCGATAAGGCACTGCTACCTTCGGGCTTGGTGCGCAACAAAAACCGCCACGAGCGCGACGACAGCCGCCGCCAAGACCACATTCTAGGCTGGGACAACCGCGAGCTGCTGCGCGAGCGTACCCGCCAGGCCCGCGACCTGAGCGAGGCCATTGCCAAAGCCGAAGCCGGCCTGCGCCGCCTGAGCAAGGAAATTGCGCAGGCCGAGGACCGCGAAAAAGCGTGCGCCAACTTCCTGCTGGCCGAGCATTTCTCCAAAATCGACTGGCAGGCCGACGCATTCCAGATTCAGGCGCTGACCGACCGCCGCGATGCGCTGGAAAACGACAGCACCGCCCTGAAAACCATGCAGGAACAGCTGCGGACGCTGAAAACGGAGCTGCAAAAGCAGGCCGATGAAATCAAGGCAACCAACCAGCGGATTACACGCACGGAAGACTTGCTGAAAAGACTTCGGGATGAGCGACAAGCGGCCCGGCAACAACTGGACAGCTTCGACTCGGCCAACACGGCGGCCGACCTCGCCAGCCTGGACGAACCGACGCGGGAGTTGCGCGGCCGCCTCAGCTACGCGCAGTTTGCGGCCCAGAAAGAAGCGTTTGGGCAGGACATGGGCCGGCGCGTGTTCCGGCAGGACGAGCAGGTGCGGGCGCGGGCCAAGGAGATTTGCGAGGCGATGTACCGCTTTCTGCACCCCGGCCCGGCCGTCACGGCCAAGTTTACCGACTGGGAAAGCGACAACCGGGAACTGCGCCCCGAGATTGAGCGACTGGCCGAGTACGTGGACCGCTACGAGCACATCAAAAACGACAACCTAGCCGAGCTGGAAACCCGCTTTCACGACGAGTTCAAGCGGGGCGTGACCAAGGCCCTCAGCGACTTCGTGACCTCACTGGAGCAGCAGCACGACCTCATTTGCGAGACCATCGGGCAGATAAACGAGTCGTTGCGCGGCATCCCGTTCAACCTCAACCCCGACACCTACATCCAGCTGGAGCAAACCGACTCGACCGAGCCGCTGATTCATAAGTTTCGGCATGAGCAGCTGCGCAGCTGGCAGCCCGACTACACCGTGCACGGGCTGGCCAGCAACCAGCGCGAAATCGAGCTGGCTCACTTTGCCGAGGTCATTCAGCCCTTCATTCTGGAGCTGCGCGACCAGGAAAAGTGGCGGCAGTACGTCACCGATGTGCGCAACTGGTCACGCTTCAAAGCCCGCGAAAAATACCGACACGACGACACATCGAAGCAAGTGTACGAAAGTTCGGGTAGCCTGTCGGGCGGCGAAGGGGCGCAGCTGGCCTACACGGTGCTGGGGGCAGCCATTGCCTACCAGTTCGGCATCAACCGCGAATCGGGCGGGCACCGCTCGTTCCGGTTTATCGTGATTGACGAAGCCTTCAGCAAGCTAGACGAGGACAAGTCGGCCTACCTGCTCAAGCTCTGCGCCAGCCTGGGCCTGCAGCTGATGGTGGTGACGCCGCTGACCTCGCTGCATTTGCTCGAAAAAGACGTGCGCGTGATTCATTGGGTGACCAAAGCCAAGCAGGACAAGCGCCGCTCGGTGGTACGCGACATTCCCATTCGCGTGTATCAGGCCGAGAAGGAAGCCTTGCTCACGGCCGAAGCCAGCCATGATTAGTCTGCCCGAGTTGCGCGCCAAAGCCATGCGGCAGTACATGGCCGTGCTGCGGGCGCACCTGGAGGGCGAAAACATATTCCCGCTGCCAATCCGGGCCAGCAAGGCGCTGGACCGTACACAAGGCGGCGCTCATATCTATGAGCAACTAAAAGAACTAGTCGAGCACTCTAAAAACCGCACGGGTTCCGGCTATTGGCTATCCACCAAGCCCAACCGCAAGACCGGGCAGAGCGAAGTCAGCCGTATTGAATTTGAGACGCGGGCCGATTTTCTGGGTTTCATCGATAAGCAAACGGAGTTCGACCTGCTTGAAGCCAATGCCCGCCGCACCGCCAGCGAGGTGCCTGAGCTGCTGCCGCTGCTCCAACAAACGCCGCGCCTGCTGCTGGATAACCTCGCTGACTGGCCCGGCTTGCTCACGGTGTGCGCTTATTTCCAGGCAAACCCGCAGCCCAATGAGTACGTGCGCAGCCTGGAACTGCCGCTGCCCACCAAGTTTGTGGAGCAGCACCAAGTCGCCCTACGCCCGCTGCTCGACTGGCTGATTCCCAACTTCGTGCGAGCCGAGGAAACCGACTTTTTCCGGCGATTTCACCTCTTGCTGGAAGAGCCCGGCATCAAGGTGCGCTTTTTGGACGCGGCGCGGCGGCTGCACCCGGCCGTGTCGCAGTGCAGCGTGTGGGCCAGCGAGTTCCGACAGCTTAATCTGCCCGTGCGCCGGGTGTACATCATCGAAAACCTGACTTCTTTTCTGGCTTTTCCGCCGGTGGCGGAGGCGCTGGCCGTTTGGGGCGGCGGCTTTGCGGTGAGCCTGCTGGCCGGGGCCGACTGGCTGCGCGACAAGCCGCTTTTTTACTGGGGCGACCTTGACGTGCACGGTTTCCAGATTCTGGCGCAACTGCGGACGCATTTCCCGGCCGCGCAGTCGCTGCTGATGGATGTGGGCACGTTTGCGCGGTACCACGGCGGCGGCACGGGCGGCAATTTTATGCCCCAAATACTCCCCAACCTGACCAGTGCCGAGCAGCAGCTGTACCAAACCCTGCTGCAAACCAACGCCCGCTTGGAGCAGGAGCAGCTGCCGCCACGCTACGTGGCCGCCGCCGTGCAGGCCACGGTGTCGGGCGGCCGTTAGCAGCGCCCGCCCCGCCCCTACCTTTGCAGCCTGCTTATGTACGACTTCCTCACTACCTCGCCCTGGCCCGACTACGAGCTGATTGATTCCGGCAACTTCCAGAAGCTCGAACGCTTCGGCAAGTACGTGCTGGCCCGCCCCGAACCACAGGCCATCTGGGACCCACACCTGCCGCTGAAAGAGTGGGAAAAAGCCGATGCCGCCTTCGCCCGGGCCCCCGGCAGCACCGAAAAAGGCCAGTGGCGCCTCAAGCCCAGCATGCCCGAGCAGTGGGTGATTGCCTACGAGCGGCCCGATGGGCTGCGGCTGAAATTCCGCCTCGGCCTGTCGTCGTTTAAACACGTGGGGCTGTTTCCGGAGCAGGACCCCAACTGGCAGTTCATCTTTAACCAAACCAAAAAACGCCGTGCCAAGCTGCCGCGCGTGCTCAACCTGTTTGCCTACACTGGGGCCGCCACACTGGCCGCCCGCGCCGCCGGGGCCGACGTCACCCACCTCGACTCGGTGAAGCAGGTGAACTTCTGGGCCCGCGACAACATGGACGCCAGCCAGCTCGACGGCGTGCGCTGGCTGGTGGAAGACGCCATGAAGTACGTGCGGCGCGAGGTGAAGCGCGGCAGCAAGTACCAGGGCCTCATCCTCGACCCGCCCGCCTACGGCCGCGGCCCCAACGGCGAGAAGTGGCAGCTCGAAGACGAGCTGAACGAGATGCTCAAGCTCAGCCAGCAGCTCCTCGACCCGGAGGACCATTTCTTCGTGGTGAACCTGTACTCGCTGGGCTTCTCGGCCCTGATTCTCGACAACCTGACCACCGCTGTTTTCCCCGGCCCGAAGGCCGTGCGCGAGCTGGGCGAGATTTACCTGCACGACGCTGGCCAGCGGAAATTGCCGCTGGGCACGTTCTGCCGGTTTGCCAACTGATTTCTTCGGTCATTAAAACCGCCTTTCATCCTGAGCGCAGCGAAGGACCTTCTCACATCAGAATATTAAATGCGCTGATGTGGTAAGGTCCTTCGCTGCGCTCAGGATGAAAGGCGAATAAAACATCCCTATGCACACCTCGCACGCCCATCGCCGTGTCGCCCTCATCGACATGGGCACCAACACCTTCCACTTGCTCATTGTGGAAATGCCCACCCAGCCCGGCGGCAAGCCCCACATCCTGCTGCGCACCAAAGCCGGCGTGCGCCTCGGCGAAGGGGGAATCAGCCGCGGCATCATTGCGCCTGAGCCCTACGCCCGCGCCCTGCACACGCTGGCCGGCTTCAAGGAAGAAATAGAGCTGCACGAAGTGCAGGAGGTGCGCGCCACGGCTACCAGCGCCATGCGCGTAACCAGAAACGGGCCGGAGCTGGTGCGCGACATCTTTGAGCAAACCGGGATTCAGGTCAACGTCATTCCCGGTGAGCGGGAGGCGGAGCTGATTTGCGAAGGCGTGCGCCAGGCCGTGGATTTGGGCCAGGAGCCGCAGCTGATTATGGACATCGGCGGGGGCTCGGTGGAATTTATTGTCGCCAACCAAACCACCATTTTCTGGAAGCAGAGCTTCGAAATCGGCGCCCAACGCCTGCTCGACAAGTTCTTTCCCGACCCCAGCGGCGTGTTTCCGGCCGAGGCAGTAGAAGCCGAGCAGCAGTACCTAGCCACGGTGCTAGCCTCACTGGTGGAGGCCGTGCAACGCTACCGGCCCGTGGGCCTGGTGGGCGCTTCCGGCAGCTTCGACAGCCTGGCCGACATGCAGCTCGGCCGCCTGCGCACCGAAAGCGAGCTGCCACCCAGCACTGAGCTGGCGGTGGAATCGTTCCAGGAAAGCTACCGCCACCTGCTCAGCGGCAACCACGCGCAGCGCCTGGCCCTGCCCGGCATCCTGCCCATGCGGGCCGACATGCTGGTAGTGGCATCGGTGCTGATTGACTACGTGCTGGGCATCACCGAAATCACGCGCATCCGCACATCGGCTTATGCCTTGAAAGAAGGCGTACTGGCAGAAATGCTGGGCCGGTAAAACCACCGAAAGTCTCTTTGGCTCTATGACAAACGAGAGGCATTTCCCGCGGGGAAATGCCTCTCGTTTACTTAGAATCAGCTTGAACTTGATTTAGGGTAGGACGATGTGGAGGTGGGGCTGGCCTTCGCCCTGCTACTTGCGCCGTTCCAACGAATCGTTCAACGTCCGGGCGGGGGCCAGCCCCGCCCCTACGTCGTTCTGTTATTCTACCACCACTTTGCGGGTCAGCGTCTCGGCACCGGCTTGCACCAGCAGGGTGTAAAGGCCCGGGGCCAGGCCGCGGGTGCTCACCTGCTGCTCAGGTGCGGCGGTCAGCGCCTGGGTGCGCACGGCCTGGCCCAGGGCGTTGAGCAACTGGAGGCGGCCGGTGCGGGCGCTGCCGTCGGCCAGGCGCAGGGTGAAGGAGCCGGTGGCCGTGGGATTGGGGAATACCGCGAGGGCCGGGGCGTTGGTTTGCGGGCGGGTGCCGAGGGGGGTGAGGCCAATGGTGAAGGGGCCCGTGGGGTCGTTGCTGGCGTAGCCGCTTACGGCCAGGTAGTAGCGCGTGCCGGCTGTGAGACCGGTGAAGGCCACGGCGCCCAGGCTGGTGTTGGGACCGGCGCTGGCGCGGCAGGTCACTTGTACAAACCCGGTGGCGCAAGTAGCGGCCGTGAACACGCGCACCAGGCCCGCCGCGTTGCCGCCGAAGTACAACGTGGGGTTGCTGACGGTGGGCGTCCAGGTAAACCAAGCATCCTTGGGTAGCTGCGCGTTCGAGCAGGTAGGTAGCGAGTTCACGATGCCGCCGATGGTGCTGGTGGTGCAGTTGGCGGTGGTGCTGGTGAGCTGGCCGGTGAGGGCCAGGGCGCCGCAGGGCTCGTCGTTGGCCGGCTGGTTTTGGTCGAAGGTGATGGTTTGGAGGTTATTGCTGGCGTTGCCGTCGGGCTGGCCGTTAGGCAGGCTGCCGGTTACGGTGAGGGTGAAAGTGCCAGCTTGGGCGAGGCTAATGGGCGTGGTGAAGGTGAGTTGCTGGGTGGCGCGGTAGCCCAGGCTCAGGCCATTGAAGGTTTGGGAGTTGGTGGCGGGCGTGGCACCGTTGTTCACGGTGTACGTCAGCGTGGCCGAAGTCAGCGTGGCCGTGCCTTCGTTGCGGATGGTTACGGTCACGGGGTTGGTACCAAGCACGGCGGGCGTGGCGGGGGCGTTGATGCTCACCACGGCCACGTCGTTGGGCACTACGGTCATTTCATAGGCGCCAGGGTCGGGCAGGGCCGGGCGCAGCACGCCCACGATGTCGCGCGGCACGCGGGCCAGCAGCGCGCTGGTGCCGGTGCCGTCGAGGGCCACGTTCAGGGGCAGCAGGTTGCCGGTGGCCACGTCCACAAACTGCGGGGCTATCTGCACGCTGTTCTGGTCGTAGGCGGCGCTGTTCACGGTGCGCCAGTTGGCCAGGGTGGCCTGGTTGCTGCCGTAGTAGCCGGTGTAGCTGGTGGCGCCGCTCACGTACAGGTCGTTGTAATCCGACGTGATGGCGGAGCCTGCCGTGCCGAAATACAGCGCGTATTTGCTGCCCGTGCCGCCGCGCGTCACGCTCACCAGGTTATTGCGGAAATCAATAAAGTTGGCCACCCCCGTCTGGTAGAAGCCGTAGCAGCTCGACGTGCCGGTGTACGTCGTTTGGTCCAGCGATACGGTGTTGTGGTAGTAGCGCGTATAGCCGGTGCTCGAATTGTAGATGCCGTAGTCGATGCCCGTACCAGTGAAGTTGTACACCACGTTGTTCACCACTTCGTTTTCAGTCCCTAGCGTGCCGCTGTTAGACGCATAGTAGATGCCGTAGGCGCTGGCGTTGGCCCCGCCCGTGGGCGACCCCGTGAAGGTGTCGTGGACGCGGTTGCTTTCGACCACCGACGACAGGTTGTTGAAGCCGTAGATGCCGTAGAAGACCGTCGTCACCGAGCGGCTGGTGCGGTGCACGTTGTTGCCGATTACCCGCGCGCCGGTGCTGTTTTCCACATCGATGCCGCGCTGGTAGAAGTCGCGCACCTCGTTGCCAATGGCCCGAAACC
Proteins encoded in this region:
- a CDS encoding Ppx/GppA phosphatase family protein; protein product: MHTSHAHRRVALIDMGTNTFHLLIVEMPTQPGGKPHILLRTKAGVRLGEGGISRGIIAPEPYARALHTLAGFKEEIELHEVQEVRATATSAMRVTRNGPELVRDIFEQTGIQVNVIPGEREAELICEGVRQAVDLGQEPQLIMDIGGGSVEFIVANQTTIFWKQSFEIGAQRLLDKFFPDPSGVFPAEAVEAEQQYLATVLASLVEAVQRYRPVGLVGASGSFDSLADMQLGRLRTESELPPSTELAVESFQESYRHLLSGNHAQRLALPGILPMRADMLVVASVLIDYVLGITEITRIRTSAYALKEGVLAEMLGR
- a CDS encoding ATP-binding protein — its product is MLNLFDELTGPAGYRLRRLQAFNWGTFHEGSTQNDIWELKPDGENTLLTGANGSGKTTLVDGLLALLVPPTKRFFNQSSGAQKRTDRSEESYVEGHYGRTQGDEQQKSRVEQLRKRSDNPYSIILGVFANAQSLPVTLVQVRWFSSAGLQRRYLVAKAELNIAEHIQFSTSGQWVSQLKKKFPDRVVEEFDSFPRYADKFRQLFGMRSDKAQTLFNQTVGMKVLGDLDEFIRTNMLEESTAQAEFDKLLGNYQTLLTAYCALEKARAQLQLLQPVHELSAEYEQLRQTLQQLKAQQRLLEPWFAGHQVALWDDETARQHRELDQLIDQLGQQEKGHDATNEQRVALEVQVANNQVAQQIRDLSRDISDLTKTKNEKEKSLRGYNTLARGLGLVENPDAGTFAANVEQALALQREVRQTRQDLEQQKLDDYAHLKEQQKRHTEVQAEVDQLESSKGKITRRPAEIRQEILEAVGATEAEIPFLAEVVQVKPDERKVWNDALEKLLHSTGLSLLVPERLYSAVRAYVHEQRDLRGKVVFHRVERRAPPTVFQNDDSVWGKLDLNDKSEYAAWAEHHIASRFDHLCTEDAANFERADKALLPSGLVRNKNRHERDDSRRQDHILGWDNRELLRERTRQARDLSEAIAKAEAGLRRLSKEIAQAEDREKACANFLLAEHFSKIDWQADAFQIQALTDRRDALENDSTALKTMQEQLRTLKTELQKQADEIKATNQRITRTEDLLKRLRDERQAARQQLDSFDSANTAADLASLDEPTRELRGRLSYAQFAAQKEAFGQDMGRRVFRQDEQVRARAKEICEAMYRFLHPGPAVTAKFTDWESDNRELRPEIERLAEYVDRYEHIKNDNLAELETRFHDEFKRGVTKALSDFVTSLEQQHDLICETIGQINESLRGIPFNLNPDTYIQLEQTDSTEPLIHKFRHEQLRSWQPDYTVHGLASNQREIELAHFAEVIQPFILELRDQEKWRQYVTDVRNWSRFKAREKYRHDDTSKQVYESSGSLSGGEGAQLAYTVLGAAIAYQFGINRESGGHRSFRFIVIDEAFSKLDEDKSAYLLKLCASLGLQLMVVTPLTSLHLLEKDVRVIHWVTKAKQDKRRSVVRDIPIRVYQAEKEALLTAEASHD
- a CDS encoding class I SAM-dependent methyltransferase; translated protein: MYDFLTTSPWPDYELIDSGNFQKLERFGKYVLARPEPQAIWDPHLPLKEWEKADAAFARAPGSTEKGQWRLKPSMPEQWVIAYERPDGLRLKFRLGLSSFKHVGLFPEQDPNWQFIFNQTKKRRAKLPRVLNLFAYTGAATLAARAAGADVTHLDSVKQVNFWARDNMDASQLDGVRWLVEDAMKYVRREVKRGSKYQGLILDPPAYGRGPNGEKWQLEDELNEMLKLSQQLLDPEDHFFVVNLYSLGFSALILDNLTTAVFPGPKAVRELGEIYLHDAGQRKLPLGTFCRFAN
- a CDS encoding Wadjet anti-phage system protein JetD domain-containing protein, with the protein product MISLPELRAKAMRQYMAVLRAHLEGENIFPLPIRASKALDRTQGGAHIYEQLKELVEHSKNRTGSGYWLSTKPNRKTGQSEVSRIEFETRADFLGFIDKQTEFDLLEANARRTASEVPELLPLLQQTPRLLLDNLADWPGLLTVCAYFQANPQPNEYVRSLELPLPTKFVEQHQVALRPLLDWLIPNFVRAEETDFFRRFHLLLEEPGIKVRFLDAARRLHPAVSQCSVWASEFRQLNLPVRRVYIIENLTSFLAFPPVAEALAVWGGGFAVSLLAGADWLRDKPLFYWGDLDVHGFQILAQLRTHFPAAQSLLMDVGTFARYHGGGTGGNFMPQILPNLTSAEQQLYQTLLQTNARLEQEQLPPRYVAAAVQATVSGGR